In Oscillatoria acuminata PCC 6304, a single window of DNA contains:
- a CDS encoding DUF3007 family protein, whose protein sequence is MRRIDALGIGLGVFLAGGLAYLGFQGAGFDSITAGIWSQVLLVGGLVGWLLTYLFRAVNGDMTYHQQVEDYKTAVLQKRLEELTPEELAKIQSEIEAENEAEKLKAQE, encoded by the coding sequence ATGCGAAGAATTGATGCATTAGGAATTGGCTTGGGTGTTTTCCTGGCTGGAGGTTTAGCCTATCTGGGATTCCAGGGAGCCGGATTTGATAGTATTACTGCCGGAATTTGGAGTCAAGTTTTATTAGTTGGCGGGTTAGTGGGATGGTTGCTTACCTATTTATTCCGCGCCGTCAACGGAGATATGACCTATCATCAGCAGGTTGAAGATTATAAAACGGCGGTTCTGCAAAAGCGCTTAGAAGAATTGACGCCGGAAGAATTGGCTAAAATTCAATCCGAAATTGAAGCGGAGAATGAGGCGGAGAAACTGAAGGCGCAGGAATAA
- the trpA gene encoding tryptophan synthase subunit alpha, translated as MTSVSQCFASLRDRQQCALIPFITAGDPDLQTTAKALQLLDSKGADLIELGVPYSDPLADGPVIQAAATRALQRGTRLEAVLETVKAVTPTLHSPIILFTYYNPILKQGVDNFLKNAADAGVRGLVVPDLPLEESEDILKKADDRGIEVVLLVAPTSPKARIEAIARQSRGFIYLVSVTGVTGMRSQVQSRVEDILAEMRQITDKPIGVGFGISSPEMARQVKDWGADAAIVGSAFVKRLAEGTPEEGLASIGEFCQSLKEAIG; from the coding sequence ATGACATCGGTTTCCCAGTGCTTTGCGTCCCTGCGCGATCGCCAGCAGTGTGCTTTGATCCCGTTTATCACCGCAGGGGATCCAGATTTGCAGACCACCGCTAAAGCCTTGCAACTGTTAGATAGCAAGGGTGCGGATTTAATTGAATTAGGGGTTCCTTACTCAGACCCCCTGGCGGATGGACCCGTGATTCAAGCAGCAGCAACTCGTGCACTGCAACGGGGTACGCGCTTGGAAGCTGTCTTAGAAACCGTCAAAGCTGTAACGCCAACTTTGCACTCGCCCATCATTTTGTTCACCTACTACAACCCGATTCTCAAACAGGGTGTGGACAACTTCCTCAAAAATGCTGCCGATGCCGGAGTGCGAGGTTTAGTCGTCCCGGATTTGCCCCTAGAAGAGTCAGAGGACATCCTCAAAAAAGCCGATGACCGGGGGATTGAGGTGGTGTTGTTAGTCGCCCCCACGAGTCCAAAAGCCCGCATTGAGGCGATCGCCCGTCAGTCCAGAGGATTTATTTACCTCGTCAGCGTTACCGGCGTTACCGGAATGCGGTCCCAAGTCCAATCTCGCGTCGAAGATATTCTCGCCGAAATGCGCCAAATCACCGATAAACCCATTGGAGTCGGATTTGGCATCTCCTCCCCAGAAATGGCGCGCCAGGTAAAAGACTGGGGTGCAGATGCCGCCATTGTCGGAAGTGCTTTTGTCAAACGATTAGCCGAAGGCACCCCAGAAGAAGGATTAGCCTCAATTGGTGAATTTTGCCAGAGTTTGAAAGAGGCGATCGGCTAA